Within the Solibacillus silvestris genome, the region CTACTACAGGCATATTTGTGAAGTGCTTCGCTAACATAGCACGGCGTTGTGCTTCAATTTTTTCTGATTCAGATAAATCAGCATAGCCTTCTGTTGCTTCGATTTCTTTCAGTAATTCTTCGTCAATTGTTAAGTTCACGAAGTACTTTTCAGGTGTTTTTTGCTCTAAGTTGACTGAAGTCGGCTCATTAATATAAGGGAATGAGCGTGGTAAAATTTCATTGAAGATTACTTTACCTACAGTCGATAATAGGAACATTTTATTTTGTTCTTCTGTAAATGTCGGGTTATTTAATGAGCTTGCTTTAATCGCAATACGAGAGTGTAAATGTACATGACCGTTTTGGTAGGCGATTAACACTTCGTTTGAATCATTAAATACAGCACCTTCACCACGAGCACCTTCACGCTCAAGTGTTAAGTAATAGTTACCTAATACCATATCCTGAGATGGAGTTACTACCGGTTTCCCGTCTTTCGGGTTAAGGATGTTTTGTGCCGCTAACATAAGTAAACGGGCTTCTGCTTGTGCCTCAGCTGATAATGGAACGTGAACCGCCATTTGGTCACCATCGAAGTCAGCGTTATAAGCTGTACATACTAATGGGTGAAGACGGATTGCACGGCCTTCTACTAGTGTAGGCTCGAATGCTTGGATACCAAGACGGTGTAATGTCGGTGCACGGTTAAGTAATACCGGATGCTCACGAATTACATCTTCTAATACGTCCCAAACTTCATTGTGTAAACGCTCAATTTTACGTTTTGCACTCTTGATGTTATGGGCAAGGCCACGTTCCACTAACTCTTTCATTACGAAAGGTTTGAACAGTTCGATTGCCATTTCTTTTGGAAGACCACATTGGTACATTTTTAAGTTAGGACCTACTACGATAACCGAACGACCAGAGTAGTCTACACGTTTACCAAGTAAGTTTTGACGGAAACGACCTTGTTTCCCTTTCAGCATATGTGAAAGTGATTTTAAAGGACGGTTACCAGGACCTGTTACAGGACGGCCACGACGACCATTATCGATTAATGCATCAACCGCTTCTTGTAACATACGTTTCTCGTTTTGAACGATAATGCTTGGTGCACCAAGGTCAAGTAAACGTTTTAAACGGTTGTTACGGTTAATAACACGACGGTAAAGGTCATTTAAGTCAGATGTAGCAAAACGTCCACCATCTAATTGCACCATCGGACGAAGCTCTGGTGGAATTACCGGTAGTACATCTAAAATCATCCACTCTGGTTTGTTGCCTGAGTTACGGAATGACTCTACTACTTCTAAACGTTTAATCGCACGTGTACGGCGTTGGCCTTGTGCAGATTTTAACTCTTCTTTTAAAACTTGTGTTTCATCTTCTAAGTCAATTTTTTCTAAAAGACGTTTAATCGCTTCAGCACCCATTGCTGCTTCGAATTCACTGCCATACTTTTCACGGTATGCACGGTATTCTTTTTCAGAAAGTAAGTCTTTATAGCCTAAAGACGTTTGACCTGGCTCGATTACTACATATGAAGCAAAGTAAATTACTTCTTCCAATGCACGTGGAGACATATCTAAAATAAGACCCATACGGCTTGGAATACCTTTGAAGTACCAAATATGTGATACAGGTGCTGCTAGTTCGATATGTCCTTGGCGTTCACGGCGAACTTTCGAACGCGTTACTTCTACGCCACAGCGGTCACAAACAACACCTTTATAACGTACGCGCTTATATTTACCACAGTGACATTCCCAGTCTTTAGTTGGTCCAAAAATACGTTCACAGAATAGACCATCTTTTTCTGGTTTTAATGTACGGTAGTTAATTGTTTCTGGTTTTTTTACTTCTCCGTATGACCAAGAACGGATCTTGTCAGGTGAAGCTAAACCAATTTTCATATATTCAAATTCATTAACATCGATCAAGGAGCCTACCTCCCTTTAGTTATAAGTCGTAAATGACTTTTAATGTAGCTCTACACTTACAAAATTTCATATTAGGCCATAATGAAACTTGCATCTAAAATATAAGAAAAATCGGGCAGGGCATATACCTGCCCGATTCAATTGAAGTTATTCAAATGATTCTACTGGGTCTTCTTCTTTATCATTAGATCGTTCGACAGGTGCAGCTACTTCATCTTCATCGTCAAGGTCGCGTAATTCCACTTCCTCGTCATTGATTGTAAGCATCTTCACATCCATACCTAATGATTGAAGTTCTTTAATTAATACTTTAAATGATTCTGGAACACCTGGTTCTGGAACACTTTCACCTTTTACGATTGCTTCGTATGTTTTCACACGACCTACAACGTCATCCGATTTTACAGTTAAAATCTCTTGTAACGTGTATGCTGCACCGTATGCTTCAAGTGCCCAAACCTCCATCTCACCAAAGCGCTGACCACCGAATTGTGCTTTACCACCAAGCGGCTGTTGCGTTACTAATGAGTAAGGTCCAGTTGAACGTGCATGAAGTTTATCGTCAACCATGTGCGCTAGTTTGATCATGTACATGATACCAACAGAAACACGGCTATCGAATGGCTCACCTGAACGTCCATCATAAAGAATTGTTTTACCATCACGGTTCATACCAGCTTCTTCCATCGTTTCCCAAACATCGGCTTCGTTGGCACCATCGAATACTGGTGAAGCCATATGAATACCTAAGTAGCGTGAAGCCATACCTAGGTGTAGCTCAAGCACTTGTCCGATGTTCATACGTGAAGGTACCCCTAGTGGGTTAAGCATGATATCAACTGGAGTTCCGTCCGGCATGAACGGCATATCCTCTTCCGGTAAGATACGAGAAATTACACCTTTGTTACCGTGACGTCCGGCCATTTTGTCACCAACGCGGATTTTACGTTTTTGAACAATATAAGCACGAACTAATTGGTTTACACCTGGTGGTAATTCATCGCCGTCTTCACGGTTGAATACTTTTACATCTAAAATGATACCGCCAGCTCCGTGTGGTACACGTAGAGACGTATCACGTACTTCACGCGCTTTTTCACCAAAGATAGCATGTAATAAACGCTCTTCCGCAGTTAACTCTGTAACTCCTTTAGGCGTAACTTTACCTACTAGAATGTCACCATCGCGAACTTCTGCACCAATACGGATAATTCCGCGGTCGTCCAAGTTACGAAGTGCATCTTCACCCACGTTTGGAATATCACGTGTGATTTCTTCAGGTCCAAGCTTTGTATCACGAGACTCTGATTCATATTCTTCAATATGAACAGAAGTATATACATCGTCTTTAACAAGGCGTTCGCTCATAATTACAGCATCCTCGTAGTTGAAGCCGTCCCATGTCATGAACGCAACAAGTACGTTTTGACCAAGTGCTAATTCGCCTTTTTCCATAGATGGACCATCAGCTAAAATATCACGAGGTTTTACACGGTCGCCAACTTTTACGATTGGACGTTGGTTATAAGAAGTACCTTGGTTAGAACGAATGAATTTTTGTAATTTATATTTTGTTAAATCGCCTTTAACTTCTTTGCCATCTACTACTTCAATACGACGTACGTGAATTGAACGCGCTTCTACATGTTCAACAATACCATCGAATTTGGCAACTACAGCAGCACCAGAATCACGTGCATCTACGTGCTCCATACCCGTACCAACGAATGGTGCGTTTGGATATAGTAATGGAACAGCTTGACGTTGCATGTTCGCTCCCATTAACGCACGGTTTGAGTCGTCGTTTTCTAAGAACGGAATACATGCTGTCGCAGCAGATACTACTTGTTTAGGCGATACATCCATGTAGTCGATGCGGTCTTTAGAGAATACAGTGTTGTCACCACGGAAACGTCCAACAACTTCTTCATTCGCAAAAGTACCGTCTTCATTTAGGATTGAGTTCGCTTGTGCTACTACATAGTTATCTTCTTCGTCAGCAGTTAAGTAATGAATTTCACTCGTTACAGCACCTGTTTCTGGATCAACACGGCGGTAAGGAGTTTCAATGAAGCCAAACTTGTTTACTTTTGCGAAAGAAGATAATGAGTTAATAAGACCGATGTTTGGTCCCTCAGGCGTCTCGATCGGACACATACGACCATAGTGAGAGTAGTGAACGTCACGTACTTCCATACCAGCACGCTCACGTGTTAAACCACCAGGCCCTAATGCAGACAGACGACGCTTATGCGTTAATTCTGCTAACGGATTTGTTTGGTCCATGAATTGAGACAATTGAGAGCTACCAAAGAACTCTTTAATTGAAGCGATAACAGGACGGATATTGATTAATTGCTGTGGTACGATTGCTGCTGTGTCGTTAATTGACATACGCTCACGTACTACACGCTCCATACGAGATAAACCGATACGGAATTGGTTTTGTAGTAATTCGCCAACAGAACGTAAACGACGGTTACCTAAATGGTCAATATCATCTGTGTTACCAACGTCATATAATAAGTTGAAGAAGTATGATACTGATGCCAATACATCGGCTGGAGTAATATTTTTCACTTCTTCATCTACATAGGCGTTTGAAATAACATTAATTTCTTTTTGCGCTTCATCATTTGGTGCAAAGATTTTAACCGACTGAATTGTAATATCATCTTCCAATACACCACCAACTTGGTTTAATGTACGGAAACCGACACCACTTTCTAAATAAGGAATTAACTTATCCAGATTACGGCGGTCTAATAATGTACCTGCTTCTACGATAATTTCCCCTGTATCAGGATCCACTAACGTTTCTGCAATCGTTTGGTTGAATAAACGATTTTTGATATGAAGCTTTTTGTTCATTTTGTAACGACCAACATTCGCTAAATCATAGCGTTTTGCATCGAAGAAGCGAGAATATAATAAGTTCTTCGCAGATTCAACTGTTGGTGGTTCACCTGGACGTAAGCGTTCATAGATTTCAAGAAGGGCCTTTTCAGTACCTTCCGTGTTATCTTTTTCTAACGTATTACGTAAATATTCATTGTCGCCAATGATATCTAAAATTTCTTGATCCGAGCCAAAACCTAATGCACGTAAAAGCACCGTTACTGGTAATTTACGTGTACGATCGATACGTACATAAACAACGTCTTTAGCATCTGTTTCATATTCAAGCCATGCACCACGGTTTGGAATAACCGTTGCACCAAAGCCTTTTTTACCGTTTTTATCCGTTTTTTCGTGGAAGTATACACTTGGAGAACGAACTAACTGTGAAACAATTACACGCTCAGCACCGTTAATAATAAACGTACCTGTTTCCGTCATTAATGGGAAATCACCCATAAAGACGTCTTGCTCTTTCACTTCGTTTGTTTCTTTGTTGTGCAAACGTACTTTTACACGTAATGGTGCAGCATAAGTAACGTCACGCTCTTTACATTCATCCACATCATACTTAGGTTCTCCTAAAGTATAGTCGACGAATTCTAATGAAAGATTACCTGTAAAATCTTCGATTGGAGAAATGTCGTGGAACATCTCGCGCAACCCTTCTTCAAGGAACCACTCATAAGATGCTGTTTGGATTTCGATTAGATTCGGAAGTTCCAGCACCTCACTAATACGCGCAAAGCTTCTACGCTGGCGGTGTTGTCCGTACTGAACTAGTTGACCTGTCAACTCATTCACCCCTCAATAAAGCGATAATAGGTCTTTGCAAAAACATACAAATAGTGTATGATTTCGAAAGACAAAAAGAAAACGAGACTTTTTTTAAACCTCATTTTCGGTTAAACTTAACTTATTCTTAGCAGTATACCCGTAACTTTGAATATTTAATGCAAAAGGGCATACTACCTCAAAATAATAATTTTGCATTTTATTATGTTATCATACTCAATTTGTCAAGTCAATATTGGAAACTAATCTTACTTATTTTTTTGCACGAATAATCCAATATCCTTTTTTCTTCTCAACGACATCTACTTCTGAAAACATTTCTTCTAAATGACTCATAGTTGATGGAGCGCCTTGCTTCTTCTGAATAACAATCCACAGCTCACCATTTTCCTCCAACAATTCATATGCACCGTCATAAAACTTAAAGATCGTTTCTTTACCGGCACGAATTGGAGGATTTGTTAATACAGCAGCTACTTTCGTCCCAGGTTCTACAGCCGCTAATCCATCGCTTTCAAAAATACGTACATTTTGAACCCCGTTAAGCTGGGCATTTTTTTGAGACAAACTAACCGCTCGTGAATTTATATCCATCATGTAAATTTCACGATCAGGGTTGTTTTTTGCAATCGATAATCCGATTGGTCCATAGCCACAACCTACATCAAGCAAAACACCATCAATTTTAGGCATTTCAAACACATCGATTAGTACACGGGAACCAAAATCTACTTCGCTTTTACTGAATACACCCGTATCCGTTTCAAACGTAAATGTATTGCCTAATAAAGTGAATTTCCATTGGCGTGGTTTACTCTCAGTTTGAGGCTTATTTGAATAATAATGTTCAGACATGCAACACGCCTCCTTAGAAAAAATACATTTTGCGCTAATTTGTGCAAAATGATGTCTTTTCATGTGGGTTACTATAAAAATCAATATTTTCATATCCACAAAAGTTAATAAAGAAAAGCCCGCCGCAAAATTGTGACGAGCTTTCCTTATTAAACTAAGCTCATAGCTTAGCAATTAAAGTTAAACTAAAATTATTTAACTTCTACTGAAGCGCCAACTTCTTCAAGTTTAGCTTTGATAGCTTCAGCTTCGTCTTTAGAAACGCCTTCTTTAAGAGCTTTAGGAGCGTTATCAACAACTTCTTTAGCTTCTTTTAAGCCTAAACCAGTGATTTCACGAACCACTTTGATTACTTTGATTTTTTCTCCACCAGCAGAAGCTAATACTACATCAAACTCAGTTTTTTCTTCAGCTGCAGCAGCACCGCCAGCAACTACTGCTACTGGAGCAGCAGCTGTTACACCGAATTCTTCTTCGATTGCTTTTACTAAATCGTTTAACTCTAGAACTGTCATAGCTTTGATAGCTTCTAAGATTTGCTCATTGTTCATTTTAATTTCCTCCTATGGAATGTTTATTAGTTTTAGGCAGTTTGCCTGATTTTTGAAGTTATGAGGCTGCTATTAAGCGCCTTGCTCTTCTTTTTGTTCTGCAACAGCTTTTGTTGCAAGTGCGAAGTTGCGCACTGGAGCTTGAAGTACAGATAAAAGCATTGATAATAGACCTTCGCGAGATGGAAGTTCTGCAAGAGCTTTAACGTCTTCAACTGATGCCACAGTACCTTCGATAATACCAGCTTTAATTTCTAACGCTTCGTTTTTCTTAGCGAATTCGTTAATAATTTTAGCAGGAGCTACTACGTCCTCGTTAGAGAATGCGATAGCGTTAGGACCAGTTAAGAATTCATTGATTCCTTCTAAACCAGCAGCTTCCGCAGCACGGCGAGTTAAAGTGTTTTTGTAAACTTTGAACTCAACACCTGCTTCACGTAATTGCTTACGTAATTCAGTTACTTGTGCTACTGTTAAACCACGGTAATCTACTACTACGATAGAACCAGCAGCAGAGAATTTATCAGCGATTTCTTGAACTTGAACTTTTTTAGTTTCGATTGCTTTGCTCATGATGACACCTCCTATTAGAATGAGTCATTTATACCGACAAAGAAAAGCCTCTATATCAAAATAGACATAGAGGCTGAAAGTACATCATCTTAAAAAGAATCCGAACTCCTATGTCCTCGGTAGGATCATTAAGTGCGTATGGCACCCCTACTGTCTACGGTACAAATGGATGATTCACAACAGCACTCATCTTACCAAGTAAGAGGTGCGTTGTCAACAAATTTTATTTTACGATTTTTAAAAAACCGGAAATTATTTAACTGTTACGTTAGCAGCGTCAACTTTTACAGCAGGACCCATTGTAGTTGTAACGTTTACAGACTTCATGTAAGTACCTTTTGCTGCAGCTGGCTTAGCTTTTTGAACTACTTCAAATACAGCTAAGAAGTTTTCTACTAATTTTTCTGTCTCGAAAGAAACTTTACCGATTGGTGCGTGGATGATACCAGACTTTTCAGCACGGTACTCTACTTTACCAGCTTTGATTTCTTCGATTGCTTTTGTTACGTCAAATGTAACTGTACCTGTTTTAGGGTTTGGCATTAAACCTTTAGGACCTAATACACGACCTAATTTACCAACTTCACCCATCATGTCAGGAGTTGCAACGATTACATCGAAATCAAACCAACCTTGTTGGATTTTTTGGATGTATTCTGCATCGCCTACATAGTCTGCGCCAGCAGCTTCTGCTTCTTTAAGTTTTTCGCCTTTAGCGAAAACTAATACGCGTTGAGTTTTACCAGTACCGTGTGGTAATACTACCGCACCACGGATTTGTTGGTCGTTTTTACGAGTATCGATACCTAATTTGAATGCTACTTCTACAGTTGCATCAAAGTTTACTGTGCTTGTTTTTTGCGCTAATGCTACTGCTTCTTCAACAGAGTATAAAGTAGCGCGGTCGATTAATTTAGCTGCTTCTTGCAGTTTTTTACCTTTTTTAGCCATTATAATTTCCTCCTTGATTGTGGTTGTAACGGATTTGACCTCCCACGAATAAAGGTTGCGCACTCATCAAACAAGTATCCGAGTGCAGCAACCTTCCAAAAACAAAAACATCATCAAGTGTTGAAGATGGGATTAGTCTTCGATCGTAATACCCATGCTTCGCGCAGTACCTTCAACCATTAACATAGCAGCTTCAACTGAAGCAGCGTTAAGGTCTGGCATTTTTTGTTCAGCGATTTCGCGAACTTTATCACGTTTAACCGTT harbors:
- a CDS encoding DNA-directed RNA polymerase subunit beta'; this encodes MIDVNEFEYMKIGLASPDKIRSWSYGEVKKPETINYRTLKPEKDGLFCERIFGPTKDWECHCGKYKRVRYKGVVCDRCGVEVTRSKVRRERQGHIELAAPVSHIWYFKGIPSRMGLILDMSPRALEEVIYFASYVVIEPGQTSLGYKDLLSEKEYRAYREKYGSEFEAAMGAEAIKRLLEKIDLEDETQVLKEELKSAQGQRRTRAIKRLEVVESFRNSGNKPEWMILDVLPVIPPELRPMVQLDGGRFATSDLNDLYRRVINRNNRLKRLLDLGAPSIIVQNEKRMLQEAVDALIDNGRRGRPVTGPGNRPLKSLSHMLKGKQGRFRQNLLGKRVDYSGRSVIVVGPNLKMYQCGLPKEMAIELFKPFVMKELVERGLAHNIKSAKRKIERLHNEVWDVLEDVIREHPVLLNRAPTLHRLGIQAFEPTLVEGRAIRLHPLVCTAYNADFDGDQMAVHVPLSAEAQAEARLLMLAAQNILNPKDGKPVVTPSQDMVLGNYYLTLEREGARGEGAVFNDSNEVLIAYQNGHVHLHSRIAIKASSLNNPTFTEEQNKMFLLSTVGKVIFNEILPRSFPYINEPTSVNLEQKTPEKYFVNLTIDEELLKEIEATEGYADLSESEKIEAQRRAMLAKHFTNMPVVDPFRKKFLGNVIAEVFKEFHITETSKMLDRMKNLGFKYSTRAGITVGVSDIVVLPDKGVILEEAQSKVDKVMIQFRRGLITEEERYNRVINVWTAAKDEIQGKLMKSLQKTNPIFMMSDSGARGNASNFTQLAGMRGLMANPAGRIIELPIKSSFREGLTVLEYFISTHGARKGLADTALKTADSGYLTRRLVDVAQDVIVREDDCGTDRGLLIGSLMEGNELIEALDERIVGRYVKKTVRHPETGAVIVERDGLITQDIARVIDDANIKEITIRSAFTCNTKHGVCKKCYGMNLATGEGVEVGEAVGIIAAQSIGEPGTQLTMRTFHTGGVAGNDITQGLPRIQEIFEARNPKGQAVISEITGTVVEIEEIREGLKEVTIQGDVETRKYQAPYNARLKVAEGDTIIAGQTLSEGSIDPKQLLKVKDVSTVQEYLLKEVQKVYRMQGVEIGDKHIEVMVRQMLRKVRVIEAGDTELLPGSLLDIHQFSEANAEAVLSGKTPATCRPVILGITKASLETESFLSAASFQETTRVLTDAAIKGKRDELLGLKENVIIGKLVPAGTGMQRYRQIRMEQEESAEVITAE
- a CDS encoding DNA-directed RNA polymerase subunit beta; amino-acid sequence: MTGQLVQYGQHRQRRSFARISEVLELPNLIEIQTASYEWFLEEGLREMFHDISPIEDFTGNLSLEFVDYTLGEPKYDVDECKERDVTYAAPLRVKVRLHNKETNEVKEQDVFMGDFPLMTETGTFIINGAERVIVSQLVRSPSVYFHEKTDKNGKKGFGATVIPNRGAWLEYETDAKDVVYVRIDRTRKLPVTVLLRALGFGSDQEILDIIGDNEYLRNTLEKDNTEGTEKALLEIYERLRPGEPPTVESAKNLLYSRFFDAKRYDLANVGRYKMNKKLHIKNRLFNQTIAETLVDPDTGEIIVEAGTLLDRRNLDKLIPYLESGVGFRTLNQVGGVLEDDITIQSVKIFAPNDEAQKEINVISNAYVDEEVKNITPADVLASVSYFFNLLYDVGNTDDIDHLGNRRLRSVGELLQNQFRIGLSRMERVVRERMSINDTAAIVPQQLINIRPVIASIKEFFGSSQLSQFMDQTNPLAELTHKRRLSALGPGGLTRERAGMEVRDVHYSHYGRMCPIETPEGPNIGLINSLSSFAKVNKFGFIETPYRRVDPETGAVTSEIHYLTADEEDNYVVAQANSILNEDGTFANEEVVGRFRGDNTVFSKDRIDYMDVSPKQVVSAATACIPFLENDDSNRALMGANMQRQAVPLLYPNAPFVGTGMEHVDARDSGAAVVAKFDGIVEHVEARSIHVRRIEVVDGKEVKGDLTKYKLQKFIRSNQGTSYNQRPIVKVGDRVKPRDILADGPSMEKGELALGQNVLVAFMTWDGFNYEDAVIMSERLVKDDVYTSVHIEEYESESRDTKLGPEEITRDIPNVGEDALRNLDDRGIIRIGAEVRDGDILVGKVTPKGVTELTAEERLLHAIFGEKAREVRDTSLRVPHGAGGIILDVKVFNREDGDELPPGVNQLVRAYIVQKRKIRVGDKMAGRHGNKGVISRILPEEDMPFMPDGTPVDIMLNPLGVPSRMNIGQVLELHLGMASRYLGIHMASPVFDGANEADVWETMEEAGMNRDGKTILYDGRSGEPFDSRVSVGIMYMIKLAHMVDDKLHARSTGPYSLVTQQPLGGKAQFGGQRFGEMEVWALEAYGAAYTLQEILTVKSDDVVGRVKTYEAIVKGESVPEPGVPESFKVLIKELQSLGMDVKMLTINDEEVELRDLDDEDEVAAPVERSNDKEEDPVESFE
- a CDS encoding 16S rRNA methyltransferase, which translates into the protein MSEHYYSNKPQTESKPRQWKFTLLGNTFTFETDTGVFSKSEVDFGSRVLIDVFEMPKIDGVLLDVGCGYGPIGLSIAKNNPDREIYMMDINSRAVSLSQKNAQLNGVQNVRIFESDGLAAVEPGTKVAAVLTNPPIRAGKETIFKFYDGAYELLEENGELWIVIQKKQGAPSTMSHLEEMFSEVDVVEKKKGYWIIRAKK
- the rplL gene encoding 50S ribosomal protein L7/L12 (present in two forms; L12 is normal, while L7 is aminoacylated at the N-terminal serine; the only multicopy ribosomal protein; 4:1 ratio of L7/L12 per ribosome; two L12 dimers bind L10; critically important for translation efficiency and fidelity; stimulates GTPase activity of translation factors) — translated: MNNEQILEAIKAMTVLELNDLVKAIEEEFGVTAAAPVAVVAGGAAAAEEKTEFDVVLASAGGEKIKVIKVVREITGLGLKEAKEVVDNAPKALKEGVSKDEAEAIKAKLEEVGASVEVK
- a CDS encoding 50S ribosomal protein L10; translated protein: MSKAIETKKVQVQEIADKFSAAGSIVVVDYRGLTVAQVTELRKQLREAGVEFKVYKNTLTRRAAEAAGLEGINEFLTGPNAIAFSNEDVVAPAKIINEFAKKNEALEIKAGIIEGTVASVEDVKALAELPSREGLLSMLLSVLQAPVRNFALATKAVAEQKEEQGA
- a CDS encoding 50S ribosomal protein L1; the protein is MAKKGKKLQEAAKLIDRATLYSVEEAVALAQKTSTVNFDATVEVAFKLGIDTRKNDQQIRGAVVLPHGTGKTQRVLVFAKGEKLKEAEAAGADYVGDAEYIQKIQQGWFDFDVIVATPDMMGEVGKLGRVLGPKGLMPNPKTGTVTFDVTKAIEEIKAGKVEYRAEKSGIIHAPIGKVSFETEKLVENFLAVFEVVQKAKPAAAKGTYMKSVNVTTTMGPAVKVDAANVTVK